The proteins below are encoded in one region of Clostridium estertheticum:
- a CDS encoding DUF6063 family protein, producing the protein MDNWNMEKALELFAKLITGENVSNSENTDLYEEYNSNIEMYNIFGSMIEKLNLTLYQYKGALFITAGEKNKVFGYTNEELRKMLGLKVNKELYMCYFIIYNIITLFYKDSSSYTFQEYIKSEDVLRSVDGSFSSIISKLDVIVKNELEENSFNVIALLWDELPLTHSTDLSVNARAYKSSKLGYIKIVFNFLKEQNLFIEVEERYYASDRFKALIENYFEDFRGRLYAIMSEGGLN; encoded by the coding sequence TTGGATAACTGGAATATGGAGAAAGCCCTTGAACTATTTGCAAAGCTTATTACTGGCGAGAATGTAAGCAACAGCGAAAATACAGACTTATACGAGGAATACAATTCAAACATTGAAATGTATAATATATTTGGTAGCATGATTGAGAAGCTAAATTTAACTTTATATCAATATAAGGGTGCTTTATTTATTACGGCTGGAGAAAAGAATAAGGTGTTTGGTTATACTAATGAGGAATTAAGGAAGATGTTAGGCCTTAAGGTTAATAAAGAATTATATATGTGTTATTTTATTATTTATAATATTATTACACTGTTTTATAAAGATTCTTCAAGTTACACATTTCAAGAATATATAAAAAGTGAGGATGTTCTGCGGAGCGTTGATGGCTCATTTTCAAGTATTATCAGTAAATTGGATGTAATAGTGAAAAACGAACTTGAGGAAAATAGTTTTAATGTTATAGCTCTTTTGTGGGATGAACTCCCTTTAACTCACTCAACTGATTTATCAGTAAATGCTAGAGCATATAAAAGCTCGAAGTTAGGGTATATAAAAATTGTATTTAATTTTCTAAAAGAGCAGAATCTTTTTATTGAGGTAGAGGAACGGTATTATGCCAGTGATAGATTTAAGGCACTTATAGAAAACTATTTTGAAGACTTCAGAGGTAGGCTTTACGCGATAATGTCAGAAGGAGGACTTAATTAA